Within the Drosophila miranda strain MSH22 chromosome Y unlocalized genomic scaffold, D.miranda_PacBio2.1 Contig_Y2_pilon, whole genome shotgun sequence genome, the region aaatttggtatccgcacttctgttagatctcactataaaacgtatatctcagaatttcgcgatacccccttccgccaccacaaaggacgaaaatctgttgcatccacaatattgcagattcgagaaaactaaaaacgcagaatcatagataacgaccatatctatcagattgctgaatctggtttagatcagatcatttttatagccaaaaggaacaaatcaatttgcactggctacgcagcgcccgacgtcacgctcagactgattttctgtctctctcgcacgcactctttgtcgtgtcgtttaattagcggcgtctgccggaggagagccatactgacttagtatcgggtataactgtagagttgcggtgtccgcagcaactcacaacgttccccctcgttatacccgatactcaaaatgagtattggggtatattagatttgtggtaaaagtggatgtgtgtaacgtccagaaggaatcgtttccgaccccacaaatctcagagactattaaggctagagtaaccgaatttggtatccgcacttctgttagatctcactataaaacgtatatctcagaatttcgccccacccgcttccgccaccacaaaagaagaaaatctgttgcatccacaatattgcagattcgagaaaactaaaaacgcagaatcatagataatgaccatatctatcagattgctgaatctggatcagatcagatcatttttatagccaaaaggaacaaatcaatttgcactggctacgcagcgcccgacgtcacgctcagattgattttctgtctctctcgcacgcactccttgtcgtgtcgtttaattagcggcgtctgccggaggagagccatactgacttagtatcgggtataactgtagagttgcggtgtccgcagcaactcacaacgttccccctcgttatacccgatactcaaaatgagtattggggtattttagatttgtggtaaaagtggatgtgtgtaacgtccagaaggaatcgtttccgaccccataaagtatatatattcttgatcagcatcaatagccgagtcgattgagccctgtctgtctgtccgtccgtccgtctgtccgtctatccgtccccttcagcgcctagtgctcaaagactataagagctagagcaacgttgttttggatccagacttctgtgatatgtcactgctacaaaaatatttcaaaacttcgccccgcccacttccgcccccacaaaggacgaaaatctgtggcatccacatttttaaagatacgataaaaccaaaaacgcagaatcgtagaggatgcctatatgttttagagtgtaaaatctgaaccagatcgtataattattatagccagaatcaagaaaacaatttcattctttctcgctctgtctcccTCTAACACACatgtttcatggtcggttttgccaattgaaaaatttgagttcaaggatctcagaacctataagagccagagcaaccaaatttggtatccacactcctgtgatatcggaccttgaccgtttcgtgtccaaatttcgccacaccccctgccgaccccgcaaaagacgaaaatctggggcatccacaaatctcagagactattaaggctagaggaaccaaatttggtatccgcacttctgttagatctcactataaaacgtatatctcagaatttcgcgatacccccttccgccaccacaaaggacgaaaatctgttgcatccacaatattgcagattcgagaaaactaaaaacgcagaatcatagataacgaccatatctatcagattgctgaatctggtttagatcagatcatttttatagccaaaaggaacaaatcaatttgcactggctacgcagcgcccgacgtcacgctcagactgattttctgtctctctcgcacgcactctttgtcgtgtcgtttaattagcggcgtctgccggaggagagccatactgacttagtatcgggtataactgtagagttgcggtgtccgcagcaactcacaacgttccccctcgttatacccgatactcaaaatgagtattggggtatattagatttgtggtaaaagtggatgtgtgtaacgtccagaaggaatcgtttccgaccccataaagtatatatattcttgatcagcatcaatagccgaggcgattgagccctgtctgtctgtccgtccgtccgtctgtccgtctgtccgtccccttcatcgcctagtgctcaaagactataagagctagagcaacgttgttttggatccagacttctgtgatatgtcactgctacaaaaatatttcaaaacttcgccccgcccaattccgcccccacaaaggacgaaaatctgtggcatccacattttttaagatacgataaaaccaaaaacgcagaatcgtagaggatgactatatgttttagagtgtaaaatctgaaccagatcgtaaaattattatagccagaatcaagaaaacaatttcattctttctcgccctgtctctctctaacacacaggtttcatggtcggttttgccaattgaaaaatatgagttcaaggattgattttctgtctctctcgcacgcactctttgtcgtgtcgtttaattaGCGGCgcctgccggaggagagccatactgacttagtatcgggtataactgtagagttgcggtgtccgcagcaactcacaacgttccccctcgttatacccgatactcaaaatgagtattggggtatattagatttgtggtaaaagtggatgagtgtaacgtccagaaggaatcgtttccgaccccataaagtatatatattctttatcagcatcaatagccgagtcgattgagccctgtctgtctgtccgtctgtccgtctgtccgtctgtccgtccccttcagcgcctagtgctcaaagactataagagctagagcaacgttgttttggatccagacttctgtgatatgtcactgctacaaaaatattttaaaacttcgccccgcccacttccgcccccacaaaggacgaaaatctgtggcatccacatttttaaagatacgataaaaccaaaaacgcagaatcgtagaggctGACTATGTgttttagagtgtaaaatctgaaccagatcgtataattattatagccagaatcaagaaaacaatttcattctttctcgctctgtctctctctaacacacaggtttcatggtcggttttgccaattgaaaaatttgagttcaaggatctcagaacctataagagccagagcaaccaaatttggtatccacactcctgtgatatcggaccttgaccgttttgtgtccaaatttcgccacacccccttccgaccccgcaaaagacgaaaatctgcggtgtccgcagcaactcacaacgttccccctcgttatacccgatactcaaaatgagtattggggtatattagatttgtggtaaaagtggatgtgtgtaacgtccagaaggaatcgtttccgaccccataaagtatatatattcttgatcagcatcaatagccgagtcgattgagccctgtctgtctgtccgtccgtccgtctgtccgtctgtccgtccccttcagcgcctagtgctcaaagactataagagctagagcaacgatgttttggatccaggctTCTGTGTAATGTCACTGcaacaagaatatttcaaaacattgccccgcccacttccgcccccacaaagagcgaaaatctgtggcatccacaatttcgacgatacgagaaaactaaaaacgcagaatcgtagaagatgactatatcttctggAGAGCAAAATCTAAACCAGATcgtttaattattatagccagaatcaagaaaacaatttcattctttctcgctctgtctctctctaacacacaggtttcatggtcggttttgccaattgcaaaatatgagttcaaggatctcagaacccataagagctagagcaaccaaatttggtatccacactcctgtgataacggaccttgaccgttttgtgtcaaaatttcgccacacccccttccgaccccgcaaaggacgaaaatctggggcatccacaaatatcagagaatattaacgctagagtaaccaaatttagtatccgcacttctgttagatctcactataaaacgtatatctcagaatttcgccccacccccttccgcccacacaaaggacgaaaatctgtttcatccacaatattacagaatcgagaaaactaaaaacgcagaatcttagataatgaccatatctatcagattgctaaatctggatcagatcagatcatttttatagccaaaaggaacaaatcaatttgcactggctacgcagcgcccgacgtcacgctcagattgattttctgtctctctcgcacgcactctttgtcgtgtcgtttaattagcggcgtctgccggaggagagccatactgacttagtatcgggtataactgtagagttgcggtgtccgcagcaactcacaacgttccccctcgttatacccgatactcaaaatgagtattggggtatattagatttgtggtaaaagtggatgtgtgtaacgtccagaaggaatcgtttccgaccccataaagtatatatattcttgatcagcatcaatagccgagtcgattgagccctgtctgtctgtccgtccgtccgtctgtccgtctgtccgtccccttcagcgcctagtgctcaaagactataagagctagagcaacgttgttttggatccagacttctgtgatatgtcactgctacaaaaatattttaaaacttcgccccgcccacttccgcccccacaaaggacgaaaatctgtggcatccacatttttaaagatacgataaaaccaaaaacgcagaatcgtagaggatgactatatgttttagagtgtaaaatctgaaccagattgtataattattatagtcagaatcaagaaaacaatttcattctttctcgctctgtctctctctaacacacaggtttcatggtcggttttgccaattgaaaAATTTTAGTTCAAgaatctcagaacctataagagccagagcaaccaaatttggtatccacactcctgtgatatcggaccttgaccgttttgtgtccaaatttcgccacacccccttccgaccccgcaaaagacgaaaatctggggcatccacaaatctcagagactattaaggctagagtaaccaaatttagtatccgcacttctgttaaatctcactataaaacgtatatctcagaatttcgccccacccccttccgccaccacaaaggacgaaaatctgttgcatccacaatattgcagattcgagaaaattaaaaacgcagaatcatagataacgaccatatctatcagatggctgaatctggtttagatcagataatttttatagccaaaaggaacaaatcaatttgcactggctacgcagcgcccgacgtcacgctcagactgattttctgtctctctcgcacgcactctttgtcgtgtcgttcaatattagcggcgtctgccggaggagagccatactgactaagtatcgggtataacagtagagttgcggtgtccgcagcaactcacaacgttccccctcgttataacCGATagtcaaaatgagtattggggtatattagatttgtggtaaaagtggatgtgtgtaacgtccagaaggaatcgtttccgaccccataaagtatatatattcttgatcagcatcaatagccgagtcgattgagccctgtctgtctgtccgtccgtccgtctgtccgtctgtccgtccccttcagcgcctagtgctcaaagactataagagctagagcaacgatgttttggatccaggcttctgtgatatgtcactgcaacaagaatatttaaaacttcgccccgcccacttccgcccccacaaagggcgaaaatctgtggcatccacaatttcgacgatacgagaaaactaaaaacgcagaatcgtagaagatgactatatcttctggAGACCAAAATCTAAACCAGATcgtttaattattatagcccgaatcaagaaaacaatttcattctttctcgctctgtctctctctaacacacaggtttcatggtcggttttgccaattgcaaaatatgagttcaaggatctcagaacccataagagctagagcaaccaaatttggtatccacactcctgtgataacggaccttgaccgttttgtgtcaaaatttcgccacacccccttccgaccccgcaaaggacgaaaatctggggcatccacaaatatcagagaatattaacgctagagtaaccaaatttagtatccgcacttctgttagatctcactataaaacgtatatctcagaatttcgccccaccccctttcgcccacacaaaggacgaaaatctgtttcatccacaatattacagattcgagaaaactaaaaacgcagaatcatagataatgaccatatctatcagattgctgaatctggatcagatcagatcatttttatagccaaaaggaacaagtcaatttgcactggctacgcagcgcccgacgtcacgctcagactgattttctgtctctctcgcacgcactctttgtcgtgtcgttcaatattagcggcgtctgccggaggagagccatactgactaagtatcgggtataacagtagagttgcggtgtccgcagcaactcacaacgttccccctcgttataacCGATagtcaaaatgagtattggggtatattagatttgtggtaaaagtggatgtgtgtaacgtccagaaggaatcgtttccgaccccataaagtatatatattcttgatcagcatcaatagccgagtcgattgagccctgtctgtctgtccgtccgtccgtctgtccgtctgtccgtccccttcagcgcctagtgctcaaagactataagagctagagcaacgttgttttggatccagacttctgtgatatgtcactgctacaaaaatatttcaaaacttcaccccgcccacttccgcccccacaaaggacgaaaatctgtggcatccacatttttaaagaaacgataaaaccaaaaacgcagaatcgtagaggatgactatatgttttaaaatggaagatctcaaccagatcgtataattattatagccagaatcaagaaaacaatttcattctttctcgctctgtttctctctaacacacaggtttcatggtcggttttgccaattgcaaaatatgagttcaaggatctcagaacctataagagccagagcaaccaaatttggtatccacactcctgtgatatcggaccttgaccgtttcgtgtccaaaattcgccacacccccttccgactattttgactaaaatacAGTTTTCAAGGAAATGGTGCCGCAACAGTGTGTATGGAATaggactcattgttgctaaagcgaACTGTGGCGAACTCAAAATCGATTCAAAAAACGACCAGttctttgttccgttgaataatactatctataCAGAagatttagccatgcccactcaattttgtacgattgatgaatcaattctatacatgattggcctattcgaaatacttgcttttattggatttctatatagcattgaaaattaaattaatagattgatgaaattgccAAAAATACCATGGGAGCGCGgcgaaaaccagtatttctacagtatgaccctcagaacagcaccgaaatataccgcctcattttaaaaatataccgtaaatatactgacgaattcaagttctattttacatattcgtcgtttttgatattccgacgaatattactagctatatagaacatttagccaggcccacataattttatacgctTTATCAATCAATTTTTTACTTAACGGGCTtattcttaatacttgcttttattggattttgcgtaaaaacaggttttagcgaaataagtcaaacaaaaaacaagtagcgaaataggtctatcaaaacaaacgaaaaaggaaattgctcaattttgatatcccttgaataatgctgactaactaaatctctcagcaatgcccacatagttttatcctgttgatgaataaattttctacaagattggatagtttttaatccttgcttttattgtatttattgtaaaaaaaggttaaaacgaaaaagttcaccaaaaaaaagagtcgctatattgcgtgtaagccgtagtataggcctttgtacacactattttgttaattttatatgaaagtataaatattgatatgaagataaaacgtgactaataaagaccttttctcaaatttacattttttttagacatattcatgtatatgatgagtgttttgtatatatatctcgatcctgatacctattctTGTAGGGACCAAGAAGACAATAAGCtttaaaatatcgttgaaatattgaaaataatattaaataatattgaataatattaaaatatattgaaaataaattgtttttgcctgggatgacaaacatattaACAATTCTagaacatccatttccccaggGTATCCAAAATGTTGCATGAGTCTGGCCCATACAAATTGAATGTTGGGACACTGTTGAGCTGAAAAAGGACATTGTGGCGAGGAAAAATCCCATCAGAGGAAATCCCAAAAAAATCCCACCAAACTTAAgcgccaaatagaaattggtttttggttttctcgtatctttaaaattgtggatgccacagattttcgtgccttgtgggggcgggagggggcgggggcgaagttttgaaatatttttgtagcagtgacatatcacagaagtctggatacaaaacatcgttgctctagctcttatagtctttgagcactaggcgctgaaggggacggacagacggacagacggacggacggacagacagacatggctcaatcgactcggctattgatgctgatcaaaaatatatatactttatggggtcggaaacgattccttctggacgttacacacatccacttttatcacaaatctaatataccccaatactcattttgagtatcgggtataaaaatgaaatccGCGCCAGCTGGCTtgctcagaaatataccgaaatacacTTCACAGTTTCAAAAAATACCAATAATATACCAAACTCCATCATACTCCTCGTTTTCTATATTCGGTtcaatattactagctagctgGGACCCCCTTCCTTGGAAAAATAATTGTATCTGACTGATGAATCTACTCTCAACAAGATAGGTTAATTCTAAGGACaccttttattttattgcttataaaattaaaatttgtacATTGCTGCATTGGACAAGAGGGTGACTCCAAAGCGCGTCTTGAAAAATACTTGAAAATTCTACaaaaagcatacaaatttgcaaggtgtgtgagctagacatggtgtttaaaataaattatagaattaaatatatttaaaaatagtAAAATCGTGACATATAGAGGCTCATATTTATGTTAATGCGCTTAAATTATATATGTgcaactatatatatatgaactTTATTTCATTTTGCAAGCCTAACTAGCAATACTATAAAAGCAGCTTATTTAAGAATTGTATAGTTCATAGTCATTAATGCATAATTTTCCCATTCATATGCTCATCAATAATTGTATTCGTGAGCCTCTGACCCGGAAACCGTTGAACGAAAGACCCAGAAACGATATTGGGATTAAAAAACAGTACACTACACAATTTTGACAAGAAAATTCAATTCAAAAGGTTCCCGCCAAAACCAACTGCGTGTCTGTTGAGTATCAAAATATTTGACAAAGcaaacaaattgtttattttatcGTTTGTCCAATCGACGTTTCACATCTCTCAAAAATGCCCATGGTTCCCCATTATGCGCCTAGTTTACATTAATTATAATAATCTTAAATGTTTGAAAAAGTGGACAGATCTTTCTTTCCTGGTCAAACATTAGGTCTTGAGGGACACTTTCAATATTTTCTTTAGCAAACCATAATTAAAATAGTGGAACTAGTTAGTCGGCTGTTTCGATTTTGAGAACAAATTTCTCCATTATAGCAATAAGACGCTTGCGCTCCTTGAGCTGTTGCTGCATTAGGTCTGAGATCTGTGTGCCTAGAGCCAAAAGCGCGTCCGTATTGGCTTCTGTGCGCTGGGCGTTCAAGCGAGTTTGTCTATTCATGTCCCGCATCTCCTTTGCAATGTCCATTAGCATCGGCACCGTGCTCTCGTGTTCAATTTCTAATTCATTTACATCATTTTGAACCAGCTTGCGCTTTTTGGCAGATGGAGTTTGCGAAGTGCTAGTGCGCTCCAATTTCACGCCCATATGTCTGTCATTGATCCGGCTGGAGCAGTCATCTTCTTCCTCATCATCtttacataaaaaaaaatagtatACATTTTTTGCGGCTTGATATTTTTGTCTTACCGTCATCTGTGGCTGTGACCTCGTCGTGGTCGGTCTTGATGTCCTGCAGTTGCAAACGGTTGGAAATTTCAGGACGTGCCTTTGGACGAGATTCGACTACTCTGTCGGGCTTATCATACAAGTCACAGATCACGGCCACTGCATCCTCTAGAGCAGGGAGTGTATCCTGATACAGCGAGCCTTTGCCGCAGGCATTTGAATCTTCCAGCCTGTTATTGTTAATCTTTTTACGAATGCAGCTTTTCCAGTCTTTCCATACCTATCAAGAGCCAAGTGAGATGACGGAACATAGCGCAATTTCTCGGCACTTACTCTTTTCCACTCACAAACTTCTTTGACAGGCGGACCCACGCTATTTAACTCCTTTGAAAGCCGCTTCCAGGCGGCTTCAGCTGCCAGCTTATCACCCTTGAGGTAGTTTTTGGCTATCATTGGGTGTCTCTCCATAAATGCGATGAATATGGCATCTTGCTGCGCAGTTCTGTGTTTGCCCCTGTATACAATGAGGTGGTAAGTATAAATTTTTACGAACATTTTCAACATTATTTACATGTTCcgtggttttttgtttgactgaTTGGTCAGTTTGGCCTTTGGATTCGTTGTCACAAATCTGTGTTTTTGTATCTATTAGCAGGAGTTGGACCCACTTTTACGCCCACTATCTCCACCACGCCAAGCAGCACAGCCTGCAGCGCACGGGGAGAGGACAATCCGGCGTTCACTTCAGCAGTAGCAGGGACTTGAATCTCTCCAGATTTACATAAATCGGatctattaatttatttatttacgaaatatttatttacctTATCAGTGTTACCGTGAACTTATCGATCAAATATACGGTCGGACTcttagaaatataccaaaatacaccgtctcattttaaaaatataccgtaaatatactgacgaattcaagttctattttatatattcctcgtttttgatattccgtcgaatattaccagctatatagaacatttagccgtgcccacataattttagctcattgatgaatacattttctacacaattggttagtttttagtccttgcttttattgtattttgactaaaacaaggtttaaacaaaatagttcaacaaaaaaaacagtcgcaatgttgctagtatttgaagacatgatacgtgtataggcctttgtgcaccctatttcgttaattttatatgtagATCAACCGCAATTtattaagaccttttctcaaattgatatgtttttGACTTATTCATGTgtattattagtatcttgtatatatttatctcgatcctgatacctactgagccttggaagacaaacatattcacaaatctATAACATCCAATTTCCCCCAGgttatgtgtgcatggaattagcaacatgtttgtgtatggaatgagactcattATTGCAAAagcgaaactgcggcgaatcGGGTGTTGCCTATATTTCAAGCTATATAGATGCCCACTTAGCTTTATCCCAtagataaatacattttttacaaGATTGCTTCTTTTAATTACCttaatgtattttatttttactaaAATACAGTTTTCAAGGAAATGGTGCCGCAACAGTGTGTATGGAATaggactcattgttgctaaagcgaACTGTGGCGAACTCAAAATCGATTCAAAAAACGACCAGttctttgttccgttgaatTATACTATCTATacagaacatttagccatgcccactcaattttgtacgattgatgaatcaattttatacatgattggcctattcgaaatacttgcttttattggatttctatatagcattgaaaattaaattaatagattgatgaaattgacaaaaataccatgcgagcgcggcgaaaaccagtatttctacagtatgaccctcagaacagcaccgaaatataccgcctcattttaaaaatataccgtaaatatacagacgaattcaagttctattttacatattcctcgtttttgatattccgacgaatattactagctatatagaacatttatccaggcccacataattttatacgctTTATCAATCAATTTTttacttaactggcttattcttaatacttgcttttattggattttgcgtaaaaagaggttttagcgaaataagttaaacaaaaaacaagtagcgaaataggtctatcaaaacaaacgaaaaaggaaattgctcaattttgatatcccttgaataatgctgactaactaaatctctcagcaatgcccacatagttttatcctgttgatgaataaattttctacaagattggatagtttttaatccttgcttttattgtatttattgtaaaaaaaggttaaaacgaaaaagttcaccaaaaaaaagagtcgctatattgcgtgtaagccgtagtataggcctttgtacacactattttgttaattttatatgaaagtataaatattgatatgaagataaaacgtaactaataa harbors:
- the LOC117193530 gene encoding uncharacterized protein LOC117193530 translates to MGKHRTAQQDAIFIAFMERHPMIAKNYLKGDKLAAEAAWKRLSKELNSVGPPVKEVCEWKRVWKDWKSCIRKKINNNRLEDSNACGKGSLYQDTLPALEDAVAVICDLYDKPDRVVESRPKARPEISNRLQLQDIKTDHDEVTATDDDDEEEDDCSSRINDRHMGVKLERTSTSQTPSAKKRKLVQNDVNELEIEHESTVPMLMDIAKEMRDMNRQTRLNAQRTEANTDALLALGTQISDLMQQQLKERKRLIAIMEKFVLKIETAD